The following coding sequences are from one Streptomyces sp. V3I7 window:
- a CDS encoding nitrate- and nitrite sensing domain-containing protein has translation MQGRFKRDGSAPAESEARGGTDRGSSPQHAQKPGLSSGGGGERSGRPGTPSAKPSPTPTVKPSSTGPAESGSRLALRNWRISTRLVSLLALPVVAATSLGALRISDSMDNIQQLDNMKLLTDMTKQATELAAALQEERDESAGPLAHGLKATDYTVKGVQEKTDRADKNFEDAAERIDAASKNGQLLGVRDSLVGLTEQLNSLSRIRHDAYQSKDNSTRTVEAYHRLITQLIDLSQDMAEASSNPEMIQRTRALAAFSSAKEYASVQRAVIAAALPANKTTTGDISENDRLYAQSALQSEDSEISIFRKIYADEGAEEILRPIDEGSPTIESADKYAQRALGSPNGLSGLPKRSYRDWIDDSSVKILEMKKIEHGLLEDMEQKARELRSSSEEEAIISGALILLVLGVSLVGAFVVARSMIRSLRRLQDTATRVAQDRLPELVKQLSESDPQDVDTSVESVGVHSRDEIGQVAAAFDDVHREAVRLAAEQALLRGNVNAMFTNLSRRSQGLIQRQLSLISELESREADPDQLSSLFKLDHLATRMRRNGENLLVLAGEEPGRRWTRPVPLVDVLRAAASEVEQYERIELAAVPTTEVAGRVVNDLVHLLAELLENATSFSSPQTKVKVTGHALPDGRVLIEIHDTGIGLSPEDLAAINERLAAPPTVDVSVSRRMGLFVVGRLSQRHGIRIQLRPSDSGGTTALVMLPVDVAQGGKKPAPGGKGGAPAVGGPAAAQAAAGAAAARRNGGQGGGAFGAAGGPSGGRLGAGASPRGQVGSGAGPRAELPGAGQGGRPGGPGSRGPQAPSVPQQGRPQQDAFGGSFGAQAPGAPQGLQAAQPGGPQQDAFGGGGRGPSPMQQRDNGADRGRQPQLPARGGARPELPGGSEQRTPSWSDGNAQPSLSRAPMDAPRGHDQDFHGQGGAQNAGQYPHPGMGGQQDTGQFPQQDTGQFPHPNSGGQQDTGSFVRSDIFGAPGGRQSGPSTGQVAAPQSYDAGSTGQFPAQGYEAPAAGRHSAPGRRDNAANANSPQHTGQFERPQAPQAPQQRQARQVPEALPSADGGDGRTPLYDTLETNWFHGQQQAGGPAQAPQAAGPESASSARQQRPSAAAWRSSPNDDLVRQAERVRQPAAGGVTTSGLPRRAPGANLVAGTAQQQPQHQTGPQVSRAPDDVRGRLTNLRRGISQGRQASSGQTGSFPSPTHQQER, from the coding sequence GTGCAGGGACGTTTCAAGAGGGATGGCAGCGCTCCGGCGGAGTCGGAGGCGCGTGGTGGGACCGACCGCGGATCCTCGCCCCAGCACGCCCAGAAGCCGGGCCTGTCCTCCGGCGGCGGCGGTGAGCGCTCCGGGCGCCCCGGCACGCCGTCAGCGAAGCCCAGCCCCACACCGACCGTGAAGCCGTCGTCGACGGGGCCGGCCGAGTCCGGCTCGCGCCTGGCGCTGCGCAACTGGCGCATCTCCACGCGCCTGGTGTCGCTGCTCGCGCTCCCCGTGGTCGCGGCCACGTCGCTGGGCGCGCTGCGCATCAGCGACTCCATGGACAACATCCAGCAGCTCGACAACATGAAGCTGCTGACGGACATGACCAAGCAGGCGACCGAGCTGGCCGCCGCGCTCCAGGAGGAGCGCGATGAGTCCGCCGGCCCGCTGGCCCATGGCCTGAAGGCGACCGACTACACCGTCAAGGGCGTCCAGGAGAAGACGGACCGGGCGGACAAGAACTTCGAGGACGCCGCCGAGCGGATCGACGCGGCGAGCAAGAACGGTCAGCTGCTGGGCGTCCGCGACAGCCTCGTCGGCCTGACCGAGCAGCTGAACAGCCTCTCCCGGATCCGTCACGACGCCTACCAGTCGAAGGACAACTCGACCCGGACCGTCGAGGCGTACCACCGGCTGATCACCCAGCTGATCGACCTCTCGCAGGACATGGCCGAGGCGTCCAGCAACCCGGAGATGATCCAGCGCACCCGCGCCCTGGCGGCCTTCTCCAGCGCCAAGGAGTACGCCTCCGTCCAGCGCGCCGTCATCGCCGCGGCCCTGCCCGCCAACAAGACGACCACGGGCGACATCTCCGAGAACGACCGCCTCTACGCCCAGTCCGCGCTCCAGAGCGAGGACTCCGAGATCTCCATCTTCCGGAAGATCTACGCCGACGAGGGCGCCGAGGAGATACTCCGGCCCATCGACGAGGGCAGCCCCACCATCGAGTCCGCAGACAAGTACGCCCAGCGGGCACTCGGCAGCCCGAACGGCCTGAGCGGGCTTCCGAAGCGCTCGTACCGCGACTGGATCGACGACAGCTCGGTCAAGATCCTGGAGATGAAGAAGATCGAGCACGGGCTGCTCGAGGACATGGAACAGAAGGCACGCGAGCTGCGCTCCTCCTCCGAGGAGGAAGCGATCATCTCCGGTGCGCTGATCCTGCTGGTGCTCGGTGTCTCGCTGGTCGGCGCGTTCGTCGTGGCCCGCTCCATGATCCGCTCGCTGCGCCGGCTCCAGGACACCGCCACCCGCGTCGCCCAGGACCGTCTGCCCGAGCTGGTCAAGCAGCTGTCCGAGTCCGACCCGCAGGACGTCGACACGTCCGTGGAGTCGGTCGGTGTGCACTCCCGGGACGAGATCGGCCAGGTGGCCGCGGCCTTCGACGACGTGCACCGCGAGGCGGTCCGTCTGGCGGCCGAGCAGGCCCTGCTGCGGGGCAACGTCAACGCGATGTTCACCAACCTCTCGCGCCGCTCCCAGGGTCTGATCCAGCGTCAGCTCTCGCTCATCTCCGAGCTGGAGTCCCGCGAGGCCGACCCGGACCAGCTGTCCTCGCTCTTCAAGCTCGACCACCTCGCGACGCGCATGCGCCGTAACGGTGAGAACCTCCTCGTCCTCGCCGGTGAGGAGCCCGGCCGCCGCTGGACCCGCCCGGTCCCGCTGGTCGACGTGCTCCGCGCCGCCGCCTCCGAGGTGGAGCAGTACGAGCGCATCGAGCTCGCCGCGGTCCCGACCACCGAAGTCGCCGGCCGCGTCGTCAACGACCTCGTGCACCTGCTCGCCGAGCTGCTGGAGAACGCGACCTCCTTCTCCTCGCCGCAGACCAAGGTCAAGGTCACCGGTCACGCCCTGCCCGACGGCCGGGTGCTGATCGAGATCCACGACACCGGTATCGGTCTGTCCCCCGAGGACCTCGCCGCCATCAACGAGCGGCTCGCCGCGCCGCCCACCGTGGACGTCTCGGTCTCCCGGCGCATGGGTCTGTTCGTGGTCGGCCGTCTGTCGCAGCGCCACGGCATCCGCATCCAGCTGCGCCCGTCCGACTCCGGTGGTACGACCGCGCTGGTCATGCTGCCCGTCGACGTCGCCCAGGGCGGCAAGAAGCCCGCTCCGGGCGGCAAGGGCGGCGCCCCCGCGGTCGGCGGTCCGGCCGCGGCGCAGGCCGCCGCGGGTGCGGCGGCAGCGCGCCGTAACGGCGGTCAGGGCGGCGGTGCCTTCGGTGCCGCCGGCGGCCCGTCCGGCGGACGTCTCGGTGCCGGCGCCTCGCCTCGCGGTCAGGTCGGCTCCGGTGCGGGTCCGCGGGCCGAGCTGCCGGGCGCGGGCCAGGGCGGCCGTCCCGGCGGGCCCGGCTCGCGCGGACCGCAGGCTCCGTCGGTGCCCCAGCAGGGCCGACCGCAGCAGGACGCCTTCGGCGGCAGCTTCGGCGCCCAGGCGCCGGGTGCCCCGCAGGGTCTCCAGGCCGCCCAGCCGGGCGGTCCGCAGCAGGACGCCTTCGGGGGCGGCGGCCGCGGCCCCTCCCCCATGCAGCAGCGTGACAACGGCGCCGACCGGGGCCGTCAGCCGCAGCTGCCGGCGCGCGGCGGCGCACGGCCCGAACTGCCGGGCGGCAGCGAGCAGCGCACGCCGAGCTGGAGCGACGGCAACGCCCAGCCGTCGCTGTCCCGCGCCCCGATGGACGCTCCGCGCGGCCACGACCAGGACTTCCACGGCCAGGGCGGCGCCCAGAACGCGGGCCAGTACCCCCACCCGGGCATGGGCGGCCAGCAGGACACCGGCCAGTTCCCGCAGCAGGACACGGGCCAGTTCCCCCACCCGAACTCGGGTGGTCAGCAGGACACGGGCTCGTTCGTCCGCTCGGACATCTTCGGTGCGCCGGGCGGCCGGCAGTCGGGGCCGTCCACGGGCCAGGTCGCCGCTCCGCAGTCGTACGACGCCGGCTCCACCGGGCAGTTCCCGGCGCAGGGCTACGAGGCACCCGCCGCCGGGCGGCACTCAGCGCCCGGCCGCCGCGACAACGCCGCCAACGCCAACTCCCCGCAGCACACGGGTCAGTTCGAGCGCCCGCAGGCGCCTCAGGCCCCGCAGCAGCGGCAGGCCCGTCAGGTGCCCGAGGCACTGCCGTCGGCGGATGGCGGCGACGGCCGTACGCCGCTGTACGACACCCTGGAGACCAACTGGTTCCACGGTCAGCAGCAGGCGGGCGGTCCGGCGCAGGCGCCGCAGGCCGCCGGTCCCGAATCCGCTTCCTCCGCCAGGCAGCAGCGCCCCTCCGCCGCCGCCTGGCGCAGCTCGCCCAACGACGACCTCGTCCGTCAGGCCGAGCGCGTACGCCAGCCCGCAGCGGGCGGCGTCACCACATCCGGCCTGCCGCGCCGGGCACCCGGGGCGAACCTCGTCGCCGGTACCGCCCAGCAGCAGCCGCAGCACCAAACCGGTCCGCAGGTCTCGCGTGCGCCCGACGACGTACGCGGTCGGCTGACCAATCTCCGTCGGGGTATCTCGCAAGGTCGTCAGGCCAGCAGCGGCCAGACCGGCAGCTTCCCGAGCCCCACTCACCAGCAGGAGCGTTAG
- a CDS encoding fumarylacetoacetate hydrolase family protein: MRIARFSIDGNVAFGAVEGDKQDELVLDIIKGIPFAEYELSGTKVPLSKVRLLPPVLPNKVVAFGRNYAEHAREMGNAEPEAPFAFFKPSTSVVGSGDEIQYPPFTQQLDYEGELAVVIGRMCREVPRERVQDVILGYTCANDITARDVQKREAQWARAKGFDSSCPLGPWVETDIDLATASDLTIQTTVNGEQRQLGSTSQMIHPIADLIVNISEAMTLLPGDVILTGTPAGVGPLSVGDEVAVTIEGIGTLTNKVVKRG; this comes from the coding sequence GTGCGCATCGCCAGGTTCTCCATCGACGGGAACGTCGCCTTCGGCGCGGTCGAGGGTGACAAGCAGGACGAACTCGTCCTCGACATCATCAAGGGCATCCCGTTCGCGGAATACGAGCTCTCCGGCACGAAGGTGCCGCTGAGCAAGGTCAGGCTGCTTCCGCCCGTGCTGCCGAACAAGGTCGTGGCCTTCGGCCGCAACTACGCGGAGCACGCCAGGGAGATGGGCAACGCGGAGCCCGAGGCCCCGTTCGCCTTCTTCAAGCCGTCGACCTCGGTCGTCGGCTCCGGCGACGAGATCCAGTACCCGCCGTTCACCCAGCAGCTCGACTACGAGGGCGAGCTCGCGGTGGTCATCGGCCGTATGTGCCGCGAGGTCCCGCGCGAGCGTGTCCAGGACGTCATCCTCGGCTACACCTGCGCCAACGACATCACCGCGCGCGACGTACAGAAGCGCGAGGCCCAGTGGGCCCGCGCCAAGGGCTTCGACTCGTCCTGTCCGCTCGGCCCCTGGGTGGAGACGGACATCGACCTCGCCACCGCGTCCGACCTGACCATCCAGACCACCGTCAACGGTGAGCAGCGGCAGCTCGGCAGCACGAGCCAGATGATCCATCCCATCGCGGACCTGATCGTCAACATCTCCGAGGCCATGACGCTGCTGCCCGGCGACGTCATCCTCACCGGCACCCCTGCAGGGGTCGGCCCCCTGAGTGTCGGCGACGAGGTCGCCGTCACCATCGAAGGCATCGGCACTCTCACCAACAAGGTTGTAAAGCGTGGCTAG
- the gltX gene encoding glutamate--tRNA ligase: MASAPVRVRFCPSPTGNPHVGLVRTALFNWAFARHHQGTLVFRIEDTDAARDSEESYNQLLDAMRWLGFDWDEGPEVGGPHAPYRQSQRMDLYKDVAQKLLDAGHAYHCYCSQEELDSRREAARAAGKPSGYDGHCRELSAAQVEEYKAQGREPIVRFRMPDETITFDDLVRGELTFTPENVPDYGIVRANGAPLYTLVNPVDDALMDITHVLRGEDLLSSTPRQIALYKALMELGIAKRIPAFGHLPYVMGEGNKKLSKRDPQSSLNLYRERGFLPEGLLNYLSLLGWSLSADQDIFSVEEMVAAFEISDVNPNPARFDLKKCEAINADHIRMLDVKDFTERCRPWLQAPFAPWAPEDFDEAKWQAVAPHAQTRLKVLSEITDNVDFLFLPEPVLDEPSWTKAMKEGSDALLRTAREKLESADWTSPDSLKEAVLAAGEAHGLKLGKAQAPVRVAVTGRTVGLPLFESLEILGKEKTLSRIDAALAKLAA, from the coding sequence GTGGCTAGCGCACCCGTACGCGTCCGTTTCTGCCCGTCCCCCACCGGTAACCCGCACGTGGGCCTGGTCCGCACCGCCCTGTTCAACTGGGCGTTCGCGCGGCACCACCAGGGCACCCTGGTCTTCCGCATCGAGGACACCGACGCGGCCCGCGACTCCGAGGAGTCGTACAACCAGCTGCTCGACGCGATGCGCTGGCTGGGCTTCGACTGGGACGAGGGCCCCGAGGTCGGCGGCCCGCACGCGCCGTACCGGCAGTCGCAGCGCATGGACCTCTACAAGGACGTCGCGCAGAAGCTCCTGGACGCCGGCCACGCCTACCACTGCTACTGCTCCCAGGAGGAGCTGGACAGCCGCCGCGAGGCCGCCCGCGCCGCCGGCAAGCCCTCCGGCTACGACGGCCACTGCCGCGAGCTGAGCGCCGCGCAGGTCGAGGAGTACAAGGCCCAGGGTCGCGAGCCGATCGTCCGCTTCCGCATGCCGGACGAGACGATCACCTTCGACGACCTGGTCCGCGGCGAGCTGACGTTCACCCCGGAGAACGTGCCGGACTACGGCATCGTCCGCGCCAACGGCGCCCCGCTCTACACGCTGGTGAACCCGGTCGACGACGCCCTGATGGACATCACCCACGTCCTGCGCGGCGAGGACCTGCTCTCCTCCACCCCCCGCCAGATCGCCCTGTACAAGGCGCTCATGGAGCTGGGCATCGCGAAGCGGATCCCGGCCTTCGGCCACCTGCCGTACGTGATGGGCGAGGGCAACAAGAAGCTGTCGAAGCGCGACCCGCAGTCGTCGCTGAACCTCTACCGCGAGCGCGGCTTCCTGCCCGAGGGGCTGCTCAACTACCTGTCCCTGCTGGGCTGGTCGCTCTCGGCGGACCAGGACATCTTCTCGGTCGAGGAGATGGTCGCGGCCTTCGAGATCTCCGACGTGAACCCCAACCCGGCGCGCTTCGACCTGAAGAAGTGCGAGGCGATCAACGCCGACCACATCCGCATGCTCGACGTGAAGGACTTCACGGAGCGCTGCCGGCCGTGGCTGCAGGCCCCGTTCGCCCCCTGGGCGCCGGAGGACTTCGACGAGGCCAAGTGGCAGGCGGTCGCCCCGCACGCCCAGACCCGTCTCAAGGTCCTGTCCGAGATCACGGACAACGTCGACTTCCTGTTCCTCCCGGAGCCGGTCCTCGACGAGCCCAGCTGGACGAAGGCGATGAAGGAGGGCTCGGACGCCCTGCTGCGCACGGCCCGCGAGAAGCTGGAGTCGGCCGACTGGACCTCTCCGGACTCCCTGAAGGAGGCCGTCCTGGCCGCCGGCGAGGCCCACGGCCTGAAGCTCGGCAAGGCCCAGGCCCCGGTCCGCGTGGCCGTCACCGGCCGCACGGTCGGCCTCCCGCTCTTCGAGTCCCTGGAGATCCTGGGCAAGGAGAAGACCCTGTCCCGCATCGACGCGGCCCTGGCCAAGCTGGCGGCGTGA
- a CDS encoding HAD family hydrolase has protein sequence MSIRAVVWDVDDTLFDYTSADRAGMRAHLAAEGLLDGDGSVERALARWRAATSRNWRRFEAGEAGFEEQRRDRVREFLDAPLTDAEAEGWFRRYVAHYEAAWSLFPDVLPALDVLAAGHRHAVLSNSSITVQEHKLRTLGLRDRFEVVLCAAELGMAKPEAGAFLAVCAALDLPPHEVAYVGDHPEIDGRGAAEAGLLSVLIDRRGAAAVGAGAAPPHRITALSELPAILGAHTRFGAPSTFG, from the coding sequence ATGAGCATCCGCGCCGTGGTCTGGGACGTCGACGACACGCTGTTCGACTACACGTCCGCGGACCGGGCCGGGATGCGGGCGCATCTGGCGGCCGAGGGGCTGCTGGACGGGGACGGGTCCGTGGAGCGGGCGCTCGCGCGCTGGAGGGCGGCGACCAGTCGGAACTGGCGGCGCTTCGAGGCGGGGGAGGCCGGCTTCGAGGAGCAGCGCCGGGACCGGGTCCGCGAGTTCCTGGACGCCCCGCTGACCGACGCCGAGGCCGAGGGCTGGTTCCGGCGCTACGTCGCCCACTACGAGGCCGCCTGGAGCCTGTTCCCGGACGTCCTGCCCGCCCTGGACGTCCTCGCCGCCGGTCACCGGCACGCGGTGCTGTCGAACTCCAGCATCACCGTCCAGGAGCACAAGCTGCGCACCCTCGGCCTCCGCGACCGCTTCGAGGTCGTGCTCTGCGCCGCCGAGCTCGGCATGGCCAAGCCGGAGGCCGGTGCCTTCCTGGCGGTGTGCGCGGCGCTGGACCTGCCCCCGCACGAGGTGGCGTACGTCGGGGACCACCCGGAGATCGACGGGCGGGGCGCCGCCGAGGCCGGGCTGCTGTCCGTCTTGATCGACCGGCGTGGGGCGGCCGCGGTCGGCGCCGGGGCGGCCCCGCCGCACCGGATCACGGCCCTCTCCGAACTCCCCGCGATCCTCGGCGCGCATACCCGTTTTGGAGCCCCGTCCACCTTCGGGTAA
- a CDS encoding MerR family transcriptional regulator, whose product MRLAELSERGGVSTATIKYYLREGLLPAGRRITATQAEYDEEHLRRLRLVRALIQVGGITVSSAREVLAALQDEGLAHHERLGTAVYALPHGPAPAADDPATGEAARRADELVRRLGWGHGTDLVQAPAYGMLVGAIAALTRLGYPCAVEDLEPYGRAMGALAGSDLDLLERYGGSADEQVEAAVALTVLYEPVLLSLRRLAEAEESRRRFTGK is encoded by the coding sequence ATGCGACTGGCGGAGCTGAGCGAGCGCGGCGGGGTCTCCACGGCCACGATCAAGTACTACCTGCGCGAGGGCCTGCTCCCGGCCGGTCGCCGGATCACGGCGACCCAGGCCGAGTACGACGAGGAGCATCTGCGCCGGCTGCGTCTGGTGCGGGCACTCATCCAGGTCGGCGGGATCACGGTCTCCTCGGCCCGCGAGGTGCTCGCGGCCCTCCAGGACGAGGGCCTCGCCCACCACGAGCGCCTGGGCACGGCCGTCTACGCGCTCCCCCACGGCCCGGCGCCCGCCGCGGACGACCCGGCGACGGGCGAGGCCGCCCGGCGCGCCGACGAACTGGTGCGGCGCCTGGGCTGGGGCCACGGCACGGACCTGGTCCAGGCGCCCGCGTACGGGATGCTGGTGGGCGCGATCGCGGCGCTCACCCGGCTCGGATACCCGTGCGCCGTCGAGGACTTGGAGCCGTACGGCCGGGCGATGGGCGCTCTCGCCGGCTCCGACCTGGATCTGCTGGAGCGGTACGGCGGTTCGGCGGACGAGCAGGTGGAGGCGGCGGTGGCGCTGACCGTGCTGTACGAGCCGGTGCTGCTGAGCCTGCGGCGGCTGGCCGAGGCGGAGGAGTCGCGGCGCCGGTTCACGGGGAAGTGA
- a CDS encoding DUF4188 domain-containing protein: MSEPIEGRMTAAAEDEIVVFLIGMRINSFAALRSWVPVSRAMPPMIAELAREKGSGLLGFQLLLGFPRVLYVVQYWESKEKLLAYASAQGKEHRPAWAAFNRRLREGRGKVGLWHETYVVPAGSYESVYVNMPAFGLGAATGVVPVAGRGERAAERLGQRAPSAE; this comes from the coding sequence ATGAGCGAGCCGATCGAGGGGCGCATGACCGCCGCGGCGGAGGACGAGATCGTCGTCTTCCTCATCGGGATGCGCATCAACAGCTTCGCCGCGCTGCGGAGTTGGGTGCCGGTGTCCCGGGCGATGCCGCCGATGATCGCGGAGTTGGCGCGCGAGAAGGGCAGCGGACTGCTGGGATTCCAGCTTCTGCTGGGCTTTCCGCGGGTGTTGTACGTCGTGCAGTACTGGGAGTCCAAGGAGAAGCTCCTCGCCTACGCGTCGGCGCAGGGCAAGGAGCACCGGCCGGCGTGGGCCGCGTTCAACCGGCGGCTGCGCGAGGGGAGGGGCAAGGTCGGCCTCTGGCACGAGACGTACGTCGTGCCGGCCGGGTCCTACGAGTCCGTGTACGTGAACATGCCCGCGTTCGGGCTGGGCGCGGCCACGGGCGTCGTGCCGGTCGCGGGTCGGGGCGAGCGGGCTGCCGAGCGGCTCGGGCAGCGGGCGCCGTCCGCGGAGTGA
- the ndgR gene encoding IclR family transcriptional regulator NdgR has protein sequence MDNSSGVGVLDKAALVLSALESGPATLAGLVGATGLARPTAHRLAVALEHHRMVARDMQGRFILGPRLTELAAAAGEDRLLATAGPVLTHLRDLTGESAQLYRRQGDMRICVAAAERLSGLRDTVPVGSTLTMKAGSSAQILMAWEEPERLHRGLQGARFTATALSGVRRRGWAQSIGEREPGVASVSAPVRGPSNRVVAAVSVSGPIERLTRHPGRMHAQAVIDAAARLSEALRRSN, from the coding sequence ATGGACAACAGTAGCGGCGTCGGCGTTCTGGACAAGGCGGCCCTCGTCCTGAGCGCTCTGGAGTCCGGTCCGGCCACCCTCGCGGGTCTGGTCGGGGCCACCGGACTGGCACGACCCACGGCCCACCGCCTGGCCGTGGCCTTGGAGCACCACCGCATGGTGGCGCGGGACATGCAGGGCCGGTTCATTCTCGGTCCGCGCCTGACCGAGCTGGCCGCGGCGGCGGGCGAGGACCGCCTGCTGGCCACCGCGGGCCCGGTGCTCACCCACCTCCGGGACCTGACCGGCGAGAGCGCGCAGCTCTACCGTCGCCAGGGCGACATGCGCATCTGCGTCGCCGCGGCGGAGCGTCTGTCCGGACTGCGGGACACGGTCCCGGTCGGCTCCACGCTCACGATGAAGGCCGGCTCCTCGGCACAGATCCTCATGGCCTGGGAGGAGCCGGAGCGCCTGCACCGGGGGCTGCAGGGCGCCCGCTTCACGGCGACGGCCCTGTCGGGCGTACGGCGCCGCGGCTGGGCCCAGTCGATCGGTGAGCGCGAGCCGGGCGTCGCGTCCGTCTCCGCGCCCGTACGCGGCCCGTCGAACCGCGTGGTGGCCGCGGTCTCCGTCTCCGGCCCCATCGAGCGCCTGACGCGCCACCCGGGCCGGATGCACGCCCAGGCGGTCATCGACGCCGCCGCCCGCCTCTCCGAGGCCCTGCGCCGCTCGAACTGA
- the leuC gene encoding 3-isopropylmalate dehydratase large subunit: MGRTLAEKVWDDHVVRRAEGEPDLLFIDLHLLHEVTSPQAFDGLRKSGRSVRRLDLTLATEDHNTPTLDIDKPIADPVSRVQLETLRKNCAEFGVRLHSLGDVEQGVVHVVGPQLGLTQPGMTVVCGDSHTSTHGAFGGLAFGIGTSQVEHVLATQTLPMARPRTMAITVEGELPDGVTAKDLILAIIARIGTGGGQGYVLEYRGSAIENLSMEARMTICNMSIEAGARAGMIAPDETTFAYLKGRPHAPEGEDWDAAVAYWKTLRTDDDAVFDAEVVIDADALAPFVTWGTNPGQGAPLSSAVPDPASYEDASERFAAEKALEYMGLTAGQPLRDIKVDTVFVGSCTNGRIEDLRSAAAILQGRKVADGVRMLVVPGSARVGLQAVSEGLDVVFKQAGAEWRHAGCSMCLGMNPDQLAPGERSASTSNRNFEGRQGKGGRTHLVSPQVAAATAVLGHLASPADLSAADTRTPAGV; encoded by the coding sequence TTGGGTAGGACACTCGCGGAGAAGGTCTGGGACGACCATGTCGTCCGGCGTGCCGAGGGCGAACCGGACCTCCTCTTCATCGATCTGCACCTGCTGCACGAGGTCACCAGCCCGCAGGCCTTCGACGGGCTGCGCAAGAGCGGCCGCTCCGTGCGCCGTCTCGACCTCACCCTTGCCACCGAGGATCACAACACCCCGACCCTCGACATCGACAAGCCCATCGCGGACCCGGTCTCCCGCGTCCAGTTGGAGACGCTGCGCAAGAACTGCGCCGAGTTCGGCGTCCGGCTCCACTCGCTGGGCGACGTCGAGCAGGGCGTGGTCCATGTCGTCGGCCCGCAGCTCGGCCTGACCCAGCCCGGAATGACGGTCGTCTGCGGCGACTCGCACACCTCCACGCACGGGGCGTTCGGCGGCCTGGCGTTCGGCATCGGCACCTCGCAGGTGGAACACGTCCTGGCCACCCAGACGCTGCCGATGGCCCGCCCCAGGACGATGGCCATCACCGTCGAGGGTGAGCTGCCCGACGGCGTCACCGCAAAGGACCTGATCCTGGCGATCATCGCGCGGATCGGCACCGGCGGCGGCCAGGGGTACGTCCTGGAGTACCGGGGCTCCGCCATCGAGAATCTCTCGATGGAGGCCCGGATGACCATCTGCAACATGTCGATCGAGGCCGGCGCCCGCGCGGGCATGATCGCACCGGACGAGACCACGTTCGCCTACCTCAAGGGTCGCCCGCACGCCCCCGAGGGCGAGGACTGGGACGCCGCCGTGGCGTACTGGAAGACGCTGCGGACCGACGACGACGCGGTCTTCGACGCCGAGGTCGTCATCGACGCCGACGCGCTCGCGCCGTTCGTCACCTGGGGCACCAACCCCGGCCAGGGCGCGCCGCTTTCGTCCGCCGTCCCCGATCCGGCTTCGTACGAAGACGCGTCGGAGCGCTTCGCCGCCGAAAAGGCCCTGGAATACATGGGGTTGACCGCCGGGCAGCCGCTGCGCGACATCAAGGTGGACACCGTCTTCGTAGGTTCGTGCACCAACGGACGCATCGAGGACCTGCGCTCCGCGGCCGCGATCCTCCAGGGCCGCAAAGTCGCCGACGGCGTACGGATGCTGGTCGTCCCGGGCTCCGCGCGCGTGGGCCTCCAGGCCGTCTCCGAGGGGCTGGACGTCGTCTTCAAGCAGGCCGGCGCCGAGTGGCGGCACGCGGGCTGCTCGATGTGCCTGGGCATGAACCCCGACCAGCTGGCCCCGGGGGAGCGCTCCGCGTCCACCTCCAACCGCAACTTCGAGGGCCGGCAGGGCAAGGGCGGGCGTACGCACCTGGTGTCGCCGCAGGTCGCGGCTGCCACCGCGGTCCTCGGCCACCTCGCGTCCCCCGCCGACCTGTCCGCCGCCGACACCCGTACGCCCGCTGGAGTCTGA
- the leuD gene encoding 3-isopropylmalate dehydratase small subunit, translating to MEAFTKHTGRAVPLRRSNVDTDQIIPAHWLKKVTRDGFEDGLFEAWRKDPEFVLNRPERQGATVLVAGSDFGTGSSREHAVWALQNYGFKTVISSRFADIFRGNSLKNGLLTVVLEQDTVNALWELVEKDPQAEITVDLQAREVRAEGVTAPFELDENSRWRLLNGLDDISITLQNEADIAAYEAKRPAYKPRTLKV from the coding sequence ATGGAAGCCTTCACCAAGCACACCGGCCGGGCCGTCCCGCTGCGGCGCTCCAACGTCGACACCGACCAGATCATCCCTGCTCACTGGCTCAAGAAGGTGACCCGGGACGGTTTCGAGGACGGGCTGTTCGAGGCCTGGCGCAAGGACCCGGAGTTCGTGCTCAACCGGCCCGAGCGGCAGGGCGCCACCGTCCTGGTTGCCGGGAGCGACTTCGGCACCGGCTCCTCGCGCGAGCACGCCGTCTGGGCCCTGCAGAACTACGGCTTCAAGACCGTGATCTCCTCCCGTTTCGCCGACATCTTCCGCGGCAACTCGCTGAAGAACGGCCTGCTCACGGTGGTGCTGGAGCAGGACACGGTGAACGCGCTGTGGGAGCTCGTCGAGAAGGACCCGCAGGCCGAGATCACGGTCGACCTCCAGGCGCGTGAGGTGCGCGCCGAGGGCGTCACGGCCCCCTTCGAGCTGGACGAGAACTCCCGCTGGCGGCTGCTGAACGGGCTCGACGACATCTCCATCACCCTCCAGAACGAGGCCGACATCGCCGCCTACGAGGCGAAGCGCCCCGCGTACAAGCCGCGCACGCTCAAGGTCTGA